CAGGTGGAGAAGGTCATCAGCAGCGAGACAGCGACAGGCTGCCCCTGTCCTTCCGGcccaaagacaaaacaattagGAAACAGTATGTGTGCTTCTTTGGTAGCGGTGCTGAGTTGGCGTCGTTCTCAAACTCTGGGTGCCCTTGAACagaaatgtgcatgtttgtgtgttcatgtaggaagtctctgtgtgtgtgtgtgtgtgtgtgtgtgtgtgtgtgtgtgtgtgtgtgtgtgtgtgtgagtgtgtgtgtgtgtgcgtgtgtgtgtgtggatcgtAGGTGCtagactgtctgtgtgtcagtgtgtcctcCCCGAAGCGAGTCACTGGGTTCATGTTCGTGCGAGagcttcccctctcctctccgtACGACCGTGCACGCTATTCATTCCTGCCTGTTCTGCTGCAGACTGTCACATTAACATTCAAGTGCAcccatcacaacacacacacacacacacacacacacacacacacacacacagggacacacacctgTCGTGGCCACACAGTGAGTTCAGCAGGGAAACAGATGATTAGAAAAGGATTCATTTGGTTTGTGTGATGCTGTTTTCTCTCGTTCTGCTTCACAGTCGATCttgagaaggaaaaagaaaaagagaataagAGCTGAAACGATTCAGAGACTAAATTCTACCTTTTCtttcatcaaaatgaaaaataacattatcTGGTTcaagcttctcaaatgtgaacattttcagtttttgttatTGTGACTCGTCCTAACGAAGGATTTGAGgagtttttgatattttatagattAACGGCGAATTGATTGTATGTTTATGTTGTAAATAATCATTGGTTGTTAAGAAATCAGTGATAGTTTTGGACCGACTGTTCAAAATCAGGTCacaaggaaggagagaaactCTGCAAGTGGATGGAGCATGCACGCACTtattttaacaaacacacacacacacacacacacacacacacacacctgtcaatTTCAATTTGACCGATTGGCCACTTTAACGTTATAATGTAAAGAGGCCAGGAAAAAGCTTGTGCATATAAATTGTCATGTTATATTCATGacctcacacacatgcatgcataaacatgtctacacacacaactttggacacacacgcacacacacaagcacacacacacacacacacacacacacacacacacacacacacacacacacacacacacacacacacacacacacacacacacacacacacacaccaatagaAATTGCACAGTggcacatttttaaatctcataaAACCCCAGATCTACAAAGATAAACACATCATTatgaggcgtgtgtgtgtgtgtgtgtttgtgtgtctacgTGTTCAATCGTGCGTTTCACTTGTGCGGCTGCAGATCTCGTCGGCTTTGCGTCGCCGCAGCAGCTCGAGCGAGGCTGAGACCGTTTCCAAGGCAACACGtccttcctccatcctccaccACCTGTGGAGTCGCAAATGACAGGATTCATGTgatggaaggaggaagaaaaataaataagagcCAGACGgacaagagaagagagggagtgaaaaaaaaaatacgatacaagaaatgtgatgtgtgcgatgaagaggaggtgaggagagggaagaagaaaggGTGGGGAGGGAAAGATGAGtgaaggaaggagagggtgagagcaGCTGATGGAAAATCAATAGAGGACCTGAGCAGTTCCTCTTTATATTGATGTTAATGAGCAGCACTGAGTTAAAACGCATCATGGTTTattcattagtgtgtgtgtgtgtgtgtgtgtgtttgtgtgtgtgtgtgtgtgtgtgtgtgtgtgtgtgtgtgtgtgtgtgtgtgtgtgtgtgtgtgtgtgtgtgtgtgtgtgtgtgtggttcaggTATTTGAGGCTGAAATCAATGAGAATGAGTTAAagagtctctctgtctctcagcttcAGCTCTAATCTGTGGTTCGCTCGGTGCCGCCATTTTCACAACCCTTAATTAAAATCTGCCCCGTGTGCGTTAAATGTCCACACACTATCAGGAAATACACACCAGCTGCGCTAAAGTTGCTTTTCAGGCGTTCACAGTCACAGATGAAAGACTTTTCTCAACCTTTGCCTTAATTCTCTCAGACAGAAAGATGAGAGATggatgttgaagaaaaaaagtgGACAGATATTTAGAGtgtgtggtgcagatccaatgaaaaaaacaacctttacTCATCAGACAGGATGTAAATGCCCAGTGCACTAAATGAATCGTGTAATTAgtgaaacatatttaaacacattcacGGAGATTTCCCTCGAAACAAGATTGAACATATTGTTCCAACAGGAGCCCGtaagcttttgtttgtttgccagcCAGCGTCCAACCTTTCCCCTTCTCCCTCATGTCTGGGTCATCAAACTGGCCGTCGGGCCCAAACTGTCAGAACCAATCAGGTTACTCTTTACAGTCTgtcacagccaatcagagcgccCCCGGTCTGTGGGTGGTTTAGTGGCTTCCCCTCTCCAAACTGATCTGGGTTTAACAAAAGGCGAAGCCGGAGGGTCGGCGGCTCGCCAACACAGGCTAACAGCACTTGGCCTTGAGGCACCGTCGCCCCCAAACAATCagtctgagacacacacacacacacacacacaaaggccagACTCCTCATTATGACCACGCCCCTCACTAGAGGAACTGGAAGCCCCACCAATTACCAGTGGGTTGTTctggcagagacacacacacacacacacacagaaagataaaCAGAGGAGTCTCCTTATGTAACACAGTTTGATTATCTCATCTAATTTGggaggaaacaaacaacaactcCTTTATTCTGTCGGTTCGTCTCATTCTGGTCTGAGCTGAACGATCCTGGACCCAGACTGAGTCTGGAGCCCTGAACCGACCTGTCCTGACTCGACCGCACCCTGACCCAGTCTCTGGGTGAAAGACGCTGTCGATTCAGATCGTTCTTTCAAAGTAACAGTCGAGGTAGTAATCAACTGCCTCATATTAATTCTACACCTGAGTCCTCTTTGAGCGAGACgtgctgtttgctgttgtcttGTGCTGATATAGGTTTTTTGTGAAAGTTCTTAAAAACCCAGTGGGTCTTTCTCGTGTAACATGAATTTAACCTAAACGTCAATAAGGGAACTTTTACTATTTAAGTTCCAGTCATCTCTCTCCAAATCACCTCTTATTAATTTATCTGATGAATGAGATTAGTGACACATGGGACcttgaatttatttaaaaactcaTGTGTACAACATAATGTCaagagtgagacagaaacaattcaaaagtaaagtgaaactTTGTGAAAACAGAACTCATGACTCAGTGCTTCACTTCCTGGCTCATTAAATACTCTCATGTGTTGAATGTGCAGCCGAACTCCTTCATGTCTCAGACGctgcttttattcatttatgttttattttccgtGACTTTGATAATTTGTTATCATCAGTCAAACTATAATCGAAGGACTCTCTTCacttgaatattatttttctgtaTCAGAGCCACTAGAACACAAAGTTGTTGTGTATCGTGAGGCAGAGCTTATTCTTCCCTGAGCTGCCACAGAGTCGCGCCGCTGCCGAACCAGCTGTCCGTCAAAAGGTTCTCCCTCGTTAATCCAATTAGGCTAACGAGGCGGGTGAAAGAGAGACAACTCCACTTAATTGCAGCTCAGCCCAGAGATCTGCACAGTGAGGACGACACCACTGAGGTTTCCTCATACAGCCTGGGTTCTGATGATGGTTTATTGATTTGTGGGGGCATTTCGCCTTTAATGATAtaagtcgtccatctttatttacagttaatCGTCTGGGCCAAAATGGTGGAATGACCAGACAACATTGCGTGGAGCTGCTGTCATGTCAGGGTTGAGACGTACAGTGATGCCACATTAAATAATGAGTCCCATGTGTTTCCATTGAACAAAGCACATCTTGGAGTTACAGATAAATGTGTTCGATCACATGTCGAACTCTCTGTGTTGAAGCTAATGATGAGTCGTTGTTTCCCACAAAACGTCCATTGTTGGAATTTCATGTAATTTGAATTTTTCTGGTGAAGACGTTTAAGTGTTTGAGGTTgtcttgattgacaggtgaCTCACCCTCGGCAGTGGCGCTCCCCCTGTTCCACCCGGGCTACACCCTCATCCGTCCAGAGTCTGGCCAACAATGACGCAGTGGTCGAGTCCAGGCCTCGTCATGTGTTGTCAGTAAACTGAGGCTGATTTGAAGATTCATATTTGAGGTGGACATAAATACACAGCAGCAGTAAATGAAcccatattatattattacattatattattaccACAGGAACGTTCTCCAGGAACTTTTGCAGAAACCAGAAATCTTTTTACCCTTTGGCACATTTTGTACGGGAGCCTTTGGGGAGGGGCTGAAGACGCCGGGTTATTTCTGGAAGTTCGAGCTCAGCTTCCCCCCTGTGGGAGAAGTATCGCATGATGATGTGATCTTGGATTTACAAACATGGATAAACTTTTAATGCACTGTTGAGAAAACCTGCACAGTCAGAGTGGAGCAGTCGAAGTGAAAACAGATCGTGTGTCACGTAAACTGTCTCGCGCAGGTTTGTCCTTAACTCATAATAAGTCTGGAAAACAAAAGAATATGATGCAATAATCAACAGGCTGAAATAAGATCTGACTGAATGATGCAGAATGTAAACTTTATGGTTATTCTTTCTTTAGCAGAGGATTAAACTCCCCCTGAACTGTTGTGGACAGTTCATCATGAACACGGCAACGAGCAGCTGGTCTGTCGGACGCTGTTATGATCATAGAGTCAGGTTTTCCACACGGATGACGACATGTTGAAGCAAGGCATCGTGAGGCCTTGagtgactttgacctttaaccaccaaaatctaatcagttcatctttgagtgagtgtttgtgaaagACATTCCCTTGAGTCTTTCTTGAGATATCGCGTCCAAGAGAATTGGACGCACGGACAACCCAAAAAAAATATAGTGCCTCCAGCTGCTGGCTGTCGCCGGCGTGGAGACGGAACAACTGGATCAAACTCATTGATGAGTCAGAACACTTGGctcagactgactgactgactgaacaCGTCTGCAGATCACAGTGTTTCACACCGAGGCGGTCACATGGTCCACGGGAGTGCGCTCTAACCAGGAAGTGTTGTCGTCTGCACTCTAACGCACCTCGGCTGGAGCAGAGTGAGATTTGAGGCCAGTAAAAGAAGAGACTGAACCAGTGGAGAGTAGATTTCTGTGTAGTTTAGTTTCCACCTcatctccctttctctctttgtcactTTCCCTCTGTGCTTTTCCCcacctctctccatccctcactttctgtcacatcctcctcttcctccctgaatctttctgcagcttctccctCGTCCCTCGTTACcgcctctcctcatcctcccctgtCATCCTGTCAGGTTGTGCAGCAGCCGTTACTGTCAGTTCTCCACAACGCGCGGTTTTCATTCATCAGGATTGTTGCAGCAGCGGCAGGTTGAAGATTCagttgtgttgaaggttttctATGAAGATTTCATCCAAACCCACCTAATGAGTGTACTGctatcaggtgtgtgtgtgtgtgtgtgactgacagagataaagcaaacagacaaatatgGTTATTTTTATACTCGCAAAACAGTGAAAGGATATTTACGGTCTTAAATCCAAATTTCCTGGTGAGCAAAATGCTTTTGTGTAGTTATAGTAGAGcctgctttgtttgtgtgtgtatctgtgtgtgtgtgtgtgtgtgtgtgtggttttggcATATTACGCCGTGTTGTTCTGTTGATGTGTTAAACAGCAGTGGATTGTGGGACTGCTGAAAGGATTAGCCCCAGAACGACCCCGGCTTCAAAGATGCAACTCTCCgccacagcaacaaaaaaacaaaacggaTGATTTCCACCTGTCGAACACCTCACGACTGACAGCGACAGCAGGGTGCAGGTGAAACCTTGTTTTATCGGTTTATCCAGGAAAGATTTTCTTGGCTGACATTTGTGTGAAATGTCAAAGATTCTGAGGGAAAAATATGCAGATgaggcagaagaagagaaataagTAAAGAGTTGATCCCTCCAATGCAGATGTGGTGATGTATATCAGAAGTTTTGCACAGTTGGAGTTACTGAACTCACATATGTAGCAAATATAACATTTTTCTGATTACATACAGAATCAATGCAAAGACAAAGACGGGAAAAGCACTTAAAGATCATGAAGAGAAATATTTCTCACTCAGAcgttgtggttttttttgtcgTTAAGTCGTGAGATTGCTGCTTGTTAGTGTCGCAGggtgggtgtgtttttttttcagatcaGAGTCATAAAAGTTTGGTGGAGGTCATAACAACTCGTAATGAACCACTGGCGCAAATGGAGCCTGGAGACATTTGAAGATTAAAACCCCAGAGGGGCGGGATCAGAGCTTAACTTCAGATATTTTCAACATATGCCGTTTGGTGGAGGCTGTTAACCAAAGCTTCTTACAGGACCACGAGCATTTAATCATCGTACATCTACTAAATTACTGAGACATGAATTTCACTTGCGTCCAAAACAAGACTCGTACATATGAGCTGTTTTATACCAGTTAATGACAATGAAAATATCACAGactgcttgattgaatttttATTACATCTTTTATGATTAAAGATTAGGAGATATGATTTTATTCCCCCAGATAAATGTGTCACCTTTTAGTTCCGAGCTTATTAAACCCAGAGTTATGAATAATATTGTGATATCACTGCCGTCATTTTCAGGAAATGACTCACGAGCTCATTCCCTGTTACAGATTATTAAAAATGACTCGGCTCAAAACTGTATAAAGTTAGAAGAAGCAGTAGAAGCAGATTTGCAATGTTTGTTTGGACTGATTAGAATAAAGAGCTGTGTGTCGTCAGCGTGGCAGTGACAGTGGACATTATATTTGTGGAAGCATATAGATGGAAAATATACAGAGATCAACAGGTCACTAATACAGactctttgttcttcttcttctctttgtttgttgtggGATAATGAAATGGAGAATggctgttgtgtttctttcatcactttAAAAACCACAGAACTTCCACAAATTATGAGTAGAGGTAAACTTAaagtcgtacctgttgcttcttCTCTCACCTTCAGTCACTTTGAACACGTTTAGCTGAACTGTAAAGTCAGCGCTGGGCAGTgagataaatgtaaatgtaaaggaTTGCAATTTTTTGAAAAGTCAGCAATGTGATTAAAGTTAGTGATTCCAGTTACTTTGACATGTGGTGGTTGATTGGTGGATTACTGGGGTAAAGTTACGATAAGAGGAGGGAttaaactggttttattttatcatcgGTGGTCAGCTGCGTGCTGTCACACAGGTGAAGCAGCTGGATGCTCGGTGAATCTCCGCAAACCTCCTGTTCAACTTCCTGTCGAGAAGGTTTTGTTGTCATCGGCGTTACACAAacactactggacggattaccagGAAAGTTGGTGAAAAGgaagttggtgcagatccaagaaATGTTTCCCTCACTTGAACATTTCAAGACAATGCCACGATGGAAGTGGCCACTCGCTTCCTTTGCAGGagaccccccccaaaaaagcaTCTTCCAAATCTCTCCCCTCTCCATCCACATAATCCCTAATCCCAGTTCCCCGCCATTCAAGTACATTAGTGAATTATTCCTTTAATCCAGAATGGGTAGTGGCCGCAAAGCAGCTTTTTTCAACGAGCTGCCCTCGGATGAAGTCATCGACTGGAGGATAAACATGCGGCCAATCACATCTCGTTTTAATTAGTTTCACCCCTTGTGTTCGATGCCAGACTCCTCGGTCCCGCTCGGTCCGTCACACAAAGCGAACAGACGTCAGGGTAGTGATGTCATCGCGTGGCACCGGAGAACGGGCGTGTGAGTCTGAGGCTGGAACGAGTCTTCGGAAAGAGTCGGTGATTGTTGGAGTACGTTTGTATTTATAGTCTCAACATAAACATCAGCAGATGTTGacagtttattttctcctgctgttctTTTACAGATATCTCTTCTAATCCTGTTGGATTGGGATCTTGCTTCGGTGGGAGGGAACAGTCTCAACTCCAGTTTTTCAGGATTGAATAACAGCTCATTAACATTTTGGACCAGTGATCAGTTTAAAATGTCCTTGTTGTAACTGAGCGATCTCCCAGGAAACCAAAGTGCTCTTTTCATCTCTCCGTCCCTCACCACTTTATTTTCAGCCCCCCTGATTGTTGAATTTTTCATAGTGATGGTTTCTGCAGTTACTGATGTCACTGTGGTTTGTGTGGAGCCAGCAGGTTTTCTTTTAGTGCTTCAGGCACAAAACCACATTCTTCTGCAGTTTTAGGCCCAGAAGATGTTTTCTGATCCGTGTGGTTTATGCAGAAGAACAGTGGAGTGCAGTTATAAACCTGCCTCTCATGGAATGAGCTGTTTATAGTTTCCTTTTTTCAAACTATAAAATTACGACCTGcggctgcacaaagagctgatCACCTGTTTCTCCGAGGCTCAGTTAAGCTCCGTACGCAGAACCTGAGGTGGAGAATCATTTGTTGTGAAGTCAACATCACTCacattgatgagtcccagcagctgctgctccagagcGCTGACCGGCTGTTTATTCaacatttattcatattgaacGAAGCTCGTGTCCGAATTGCACCGAATTCAACCAGCACTTCTTTGGACCCTAAAGCCAATGAGATGAAAGTTTCTCGAGATGTGTGAGTCACATACAGACGGAGAGATGTCTCTCATTAGTAGATAGATGATGACATTGTGTCTTGGTTGGTTTATATTATTCACATTGATTGTTTTAATGATGTCCCTTTGGTCAGTCAGAGTTTTTTTCCTGCTTAATGAAAAGATGTATTTAGACTCTTGcatcataatatataatattgacAGTGTAAAATCCTCACGTTCTATTAATTGTTttctaaattatttatatattttcatggGTATTCTCGTAATCTGCAGTTGATGTAATCTCGTCACCCTTAATTTCTCATACCACAAATCAAACGAGCTGATTGTGAACTGCAGACGTTTCCCTTCCCTCCACTAACGGACCTATTTGAGAGCTGAAAGTTTTTCCTCAACAAATCGATACCGACTGTTTGCAGAGCGGCACCATTTTCACCTCATTCACTTTCCTGCATCGCTCTCACCAGTGAGTTTCCtgacttctcttcttctccctctgagAGCATCAAGTCTTTTTTTGTGCTCAGGGTCTCGAACGGCTCATGAAGCTTCAGGGGAAAAAACTTTACAAAGATTATACCTGCGAGGTTTAAAAATTCATGATGCAGAGTAATAATTGATGGTTCTTCTGTCCAGTGGGTCTTGGGTCGATTATAAACCTGAGTACAACCTCACTCCTCTGGGTTACGGATTTAAGATTAAGACAATGAGCAACATTCCCAGTCTGAGACCCTCCCAACACTTTCCTTCCTTTCCATCTAAAGTTTTCTGTTCTTGTTTGTTTCCAGGAAATGTTGTCGGGACCAATGTCACTGAGCCGGACAACGCAGCCAACGTTACCGCCCTTCTTAGCGAGGAGGAGGGACCGGCCAAGGCCAACGACAACATCGCCACGGTAACTGCGACGAGCAGCTCTGCCAGTCCCGACACTGTGACCCAGAGGGCGGGGCGTATCCCCCGAGCCggcgaagaggaggaggagcagagcagcggCATGTTCGGTGAATCTGTGGTTCCTGCGGTGGAGGAAGCTGGTGTTGCGGCCCCGCCTCCGCTCATCCCCGATTCGGCCGAGACGGAGCACCTGCTGCCTAGCAACCCACTTAAACCGgatgagggtgaggaggaggatgaggaggaggagcgtcTGCCACACACCGACCCACCTTGGATCCACGCTAAGGACACAGCCGTGTTTGACCTGGACCACCTCTTCACCACCACTGCCCCGCCACCAGCCGTCACTAACCCCTCCAACCCGGACGTCCTCCATGTGGACTTCTTCGACCCTTCGTCTCGCGGCCGCGGCCTGGACCTGGCACCGCCCTCTCCTTCATCACTGGCCCATGAGCTGCAGGGTGGTGACCCAACCTCCTGGGCGATGCCAGACAACTACGACTACCTCACGCCCTATGAGGACGGCGTGTCCCCCACCGCCGATGAGTACACCTACAGCACCACAACTGAGGCCTACGAGAGCGATGAAGACCTCCGACTGTCCGCTGGGTCACCGCCTCGCTCCAGGCCTCGTGCCCCGGCGTCCTTCATCCCCGGGGCAGCACTTCCTGGTGCTGGAGCTCCAGTTCCAAACATCCCTGGggcagctcctcctgctgccttgCCGGTGGACGGGTCAGACGGGTTGGGCGGATGCCGCGTGGGCTACCAGATGGTGAACGGAAGTTGCCGCTCGCCCTGCGATATGCTGCCCAACTACTGCTTCAACGGGGGACAGTGTTACCTGCAGGAGGGCGTGGGAGTCTTCTGCAGGTAGGAAGCAACATTAACACAAACTCAGTCTTTCACACATCACgatgcacaaatacaccactCAGCAATACACACACCTGGAATTTGCAGATTGTTGACGTTGCACCAGTATTTTGCAACCTCATGAAAAATCACGACATCTGCGTCAAGTCAAACGAGAACTCAGGGGCAGGAGTTTTTTAATGTCGATATGACACCAAAAgcaaaatataagaaaatacaaGCAATAACATACACAAATGAAATTATAGCATTTTGTAAACACTGAACTATATATTGAAATTATTTTCATACTTTGCATTTGTCCGTAAACTATAAAACTCTCATCCATTTACTGTTTGAGCTCCAGGCTGAGCCCTCGAACTGCAGTAATGATTTCCCTCAATACTCAATCCACTCCGGTTGCCGTGGTGATGAATCTAGGTGGAGGTCAAAAGTCAAAGGGATTAAGAGATATGAGATATAAAATATGGCCTGAGCCAAAGAGTCGTTTCAGCTCAATGTGAGTCCTGTGCGAGCAAGTCCACGTTCACACTGTGGATTAAAAACGGCCTGATCTGTGATGTGAGCAGCTTCATCTGAGTTGTTGGAAAAACAACATCCTCGTCGTCACAGCAGCGAGTTCAGGATTAGAGATGATGTGGTGGAGAGAGTGTGAGCGTAACCTGGTTTCAAATTCATGTGTAAAgtcgtgtgtttttatttgtacatCTGAACCGACCGTGACACCTCAACACAAAGCTGAATTAGAGTGATTTTCAGAAAAGCTTTTTAGAAAAAGGCTGAGCTCAAATTTCTAGAGAAACAAGATTGGATAGTTTCTGTGTGAATTCCAATAATGTTCCATCCTCATGAGACGTTTGAACTAACATGAGAATCAGGTGTAGAGGGACGACAACATGGATTTGAAACCTCAGGTTCAGGTTCACAGTacgagtaaaaacaaaaacagatcaGCCGCCATTTTGTTCTGAGGGTCAGTATTCATACTGGAGGAGATCCATCACGAGGAAGAGACCCACAGAAAAACAATTTAACGCCGACAGAGGCCTTGGTGAGGAGAAAAtggctgcagacagaaaaaaggaaacatctggaacTCTGTGATTGATAAGAATTAACATTGTTTTTACCGATATCAATCACAAAAAGGCAGATTTCTCATTTCTCGGTGGCAGATGTTTTACATACATTTCctcataatgatgatgaagatgaatgaaGCAGCCAATCAGTGAGGAGACGCTTCCCATTAGTGAGCAGCTGCGCAGCTTAGCATGCAAATGTATTCACGGAGGTGTTGGTCCTCCTGACCGGAGCTGATGGAGAGAATGTGCATCACTGTCACTGTTCCGCTCTGTTGTCTAAATGCAGAAGAAAGTGTGAATGAAATGACCCTGGACCTCAGCACAGGAAGAATGTGCCGTTattagaaagagaagaaaaactcgACGTGATCCATGTGTTGAGGGCGGATTTTGGACCAGAGTCCGTCAGCTGATATGAAGCAGAGACGAGGCTGCAGAGACGCTGAGAGGCGTTTGACTGACGGACAGGAGCTCATTATGGGTCAATGGAACACTGGCACAGATGAGGACCAACACacgatgctgtgtgtgtgtgtgtgtgtgtgtgtgaacatgatgtgtgaggttgtgtgtactgtacatgtgaaactgtgactttgtgtgtgtgtgtgtgtgttggtgcgtGCAGCCAAACTGAGACTGTTCAGGCCAATTGAATTACAGCGACGATGAATGTTTGGACCTTTAGTCgtctgcagtaaaacacacGACCCCGTGAAGAGAGAGCACTGACCTGAGATCAGCCTGACGCTCGCTACCTCCACCAACACTGAAGAAATACGATCCGGTGAGACGGAGAAGTTAATGTGGCTGAACACACGTTACTGAGTCTTCAACCCTTTCTGAAgagttaaagaatgaaatgattatagaggttttaaaaacagtaaaagtttTTTCCTTAAAATTGAAGAAAATCAATGAGACAAATATTCGTATTTAACGTTTATTTACTGTCATTATATTTATACGACAAATCGACATCGTGATTTGTGCATCTTCAAGTTTGGCGTTGTACGATGGAGATGTTTCTATTGTGGTTTCTGAAACATCACGTCCGGAGTCTTTCCCAACACAGTTGATGAATCCTGTCCAATAACTGTGACGTGTGCACTGGATCTGAGAGGGAGGTATAGGATCCAGTGTTTCTGGAGTTTGAATCATATCAGGTCTTcaatttttatctttttttgaaAATCTTTTTCTTGCAATTCTCTTTATTTTACCACCAAAATAAATCACTGGAATAACCACTTAACATTCAGTGCATTAACGACACAGTGATCTGTAACACCATAGTAGTTCTTCTCCTTCAGAATAAACTCTTGTTTTTTAGCTTCAGGAGGTGACTCAGATTATCAGTGTGGAAAAACTCAAGTAGAAAAATGTTAAGTATGAGAAATATTTGTTCTCAAACTGAATCTGCAGGATGTCG
This region of Paralichthys olivaceus isolate ysfri-2021 chromosome 13, ASM2471397v2, whole genome shotgun sequence genomic DNA includes:
- the cspg5a gene encoding chondroitin sulfate proteoglycan 5 isoform X10 — protein: MQGKEASSLRSGCWRLTLLSCVLALHLIPGSVHGNVVGTNVTEPDNAANVTALLSEEEGPAKANDNIATVTATSSSASPDTVTQRAGRIPRAGEEEEEQSSGMFGESVVPAVEEAGVAAPPPLIPDSAETEHLLPSNPLKPDEGEEEDEEEERLPHTDPPWIHAKDTAVFDLDHLFTTTAPPPAVTNPSNPDVLHVDFFDPSSRGRGLDLAPPSPSSLAHELQGGDPTSWAMPDNYDYLTPYEDGVSPTADEYTYSTTTEAYESDEDLRLSAGSPPRSRPRAPASFIPGAALPGAGAPVPNIPGAAPPAALPVDGSDGLGGCRVGYQMVNGSCRSPCDMLPNYCFNGGQCYLQEGVGVFCRCNVQDYIWHKGARCESVVTEFQVMCLAVGASALVVLLLFMIVVCFAKKLHVLKTENKKLRKRSKYRPSSEQHNDNFSLSTIAEGSHPNNKLEDPVKAPPKEDDSLNIHNSLTPKHENHKVLGEENSSEVNSLQNNMM
- the cspg5a gene encoding chondroitin sulfate proteoglycan 5 isoform X8, coding for MQGKEASSLRSGCWRLTLLSCVLALHLIPGSVHGNVVGTNVTEPDNAANVTALLSEEEGPAKANDNIATVTATSSSASPDTVTQRAGRIPRAGEEEEEQSSGMFGESVVPAVEEAGVAAPPPLIPDSAETEHLLPSNPLKPDEGEEEDEEEERLPHTDPPWIHAKDTAVFDLDHLFTTTAPPPAVTNPSNPDVLHVDFFDPSSRGRGLDLAPPSPSSLAHELQGGDPTSWAMPDNYDYLTPYEDGVSPTADEYTYSTTTEAYESDEDLRLSAGSPPRSRPRAPASFIPGAALPGAGAPVPNIPGAAPPAALPVDGSDGLGGCRVGYQMVNGSCRSPCDMLPNYCFNGGQCYLQEGVGVFCRCNVQDYIWHKGARCESVVTEFQVMCLAVGASALVVLLLFMIVVCFAKKLHVLKTENKKLRKRSKYRPSSEQHNDNFSLSTIAEGSHPNDDPNSQNKLEDPVKAPPKEDDSLNIHNSLTPKHENHKVLGEENSSEVNSLQNNMM
- the cspg5a gene encoding chondroitin sulfate proteoglycan 5 isoform X5; this encodes MQGKEASSLRSGCWRLTLLSCVLALHLIPGSVHGNVVGTNVTEPDNAANVTALLSEEEGPAKANDNIATVTATSSSASPDTVTQRAGRIPRAGEEEEEQSSGMFGESVVPAVEEAGVAAPPPLIPDSAETEHLLPSNPLKPDEGEEEDEEEERLPHTDPPWIHAKDTAVFDLDHLFTTTAPPPAVTNPSNPDVLHVDFFDPSSRGRGLDLAPPSPSSLAHELQGGDPTSWAMPDNYDYLTPYEDGVSPTADEYTYSTTTEAYESDEDLRLSAGSPPRSRPRAPASFIPGAALPGAGAPVPNIPGAAPPAALPVDGSDGLGGCRVGYQMVNGSCRSPCDMLPNYCFNGGQCYLQEGVGVFCRCNVQDYIWHKGARCESVVTEFQVMCLAVGASALVVLLLFMIVVCFAKKLHVLKTENKKLRKRSKYRPSSEQHNDNFSLSTIAEGSHPNKTMSRYTWECKTKEESDCEDDPNSQNKLEDPVKAPPKEDDSLNIHNSLTPKHENHKVLGEENSSEVNSLQNNMM
- the cspg5a gene encoding chondroitin sulfate proteoglycan 5 isoform X2; protein product: MQGKEASSLRSGCWRLTLLSCVLALHLIPGSVHGNVVGTNVTEPDNAANVTALLSEEEGPAKANDNIATVTATSSSASPDTVTQRAGRIPRAGEEEEEQSSGMFGESVVPAVEEAGVAAPPPLIPDSAETEHLLPSNPLKPDEGEEEDEEEERLPHTDPPWIHAKDTAVFDLDHLFTTTAPPPAVTNPSNPDVLHVDFFDPSSRGRGLDLAPPSPSSLAHELQGGDPTSWAMPDNYDYLTPYEDGVSPTADEYTYSTTTEAYESDEDLRLSAGSPPRSRPRAPASFIPGAALPGAGAPVPNIPGAAPPAALPVDGSDGLGGCRVGYQMVNGSCRSPCDMLPNYCFNGGQCYLQEGVGVFCRCNVQDYIWHKGARCESVVTEFQVMCLAVGASALVVLLLFMIVVCFAKKLHVLKTENKKLRKRSKYRPSSEQHNDNFSLSTIAEGSHPNVRKLCDTPPNVPHARALAYYDNIICQDDPNSQNKLEDPVKAPPKEDDSLNIHNSLTPKHENHKVLGEENSSEVNSLQNNMM
- the cspg5a gene encoding chondroitin sulfate proteoglycan 5 isoform X12 gives rise to the protein MQGKEASSLRSGCWRLTLLSCVLALHLIPGSVHGNVVGTNVTEPDNAANVTALLSEEEGPAKANDNIATVTATSSSASPDTVTQRAGRIPRAGEEEEEQSSGMFGESVVPAVEEAGVAAPPPLIPDSAETEHLLPSNPLKPDEGEEEDEEEERLPHTDPPWIHAKDTAVFDLDHLFTTTAPPPAVTNPSNPDVLHVDFFDPSSRGRGLDLAPPSPSSLAHELQGGDPTSWAMPDNYDYLTPYEDGVSPTADEYTYSTTTEAYESDEDLRLSAGSPPRSRPRAPASFIPGAALPGAGAPVPNIPGAAPPAALPVDGSDGLGGCRVGYQMVNGSCRSPCDMLPNYCFNGGQCYLQEGVGVFCRCNVQDYIWHKGARCESVVTEFQVMCLAVGASALVVLLLFMIVVCFAKKLHVLKTENKKLRKRRMILIPRTSWRTR